TGCGCTAATGCTCACACGAAAGAACTTTGTCAATCAGTAGGAGGAAAATGTCAAATAATTACAGACGGATACTTTGCCACAAACGTACTGTGTATTGCTATTGGGTTCCTTCTTTATTTTGGTTGGATCAAGCGAACGGCGAACCACCTTCAAAGTTTGCCAAGCACTGCTTGGAGAGTGCACCAGGACTAGCTCTCTTTTTTCATAAATCTGGGAGCAATATAAACTGTCATAATACCCAAATAACTCCAAAACAGTCCgaacaatttttcactCATGGAATGAAAATAGATACCAGTCATTAACAACATCCATGTCCATAGAAAACATAGACATAGAACTAAAATCTCAGGATAATCTCCTAGCACCTGTAGAGCTTGGGTAAACTGTCTCTTGCGGATGGTAAGAAGTAGCCTCTTGAACACATTCGTGTGATGTTGCACAATATTTACCTCGTGAGCCAGTGAGTGAGTAAGTTCAATCATTAAAAATATCCACGAGATAGAAAGCAGAAAAACATGACCTGAAGGATCATGTCCTCCAGTCCATTCACCTTTTATAGATCTGCACGTGCTTGAACTTATGATGGCCTCTTGAACCAGCGGTTCGGAATCTTTCTTACTAAAAAACTCTCTAAATGCAGGAAACCTTTGAATATACCTTTCTGCTTGGATGGTGGGTATATTGGAACATTTTCCACCCGTAAATACAAATAATCTATCCATAATTGGCAGACCAAAGCACCATTGGGTGAAAACCCACCACCATCCGGTTATGAGTGCGAGTCTTACTATAGTTACAGGCTTTATCTTGACACCTTTTCGTAACTTTGCAACGCAGAAAATAGTGAATATGATAAGATTCCAGCCCCATCCGTTTTTGACAAAAACCATATTAACCAAATTCCGCTTATCAGTGAAATAGTTATTCACTTCCTCGGAAGGCGAAAACAGATAGATCAATTGCCCCAACATCAGCACAACTAGTGGCAACAAAAGTATCACCAACTCTCGAAGAGCCAAACGGGAAATGCTGCTAAGCCTCTTGGCTAACGAGTTAATTATCCCCAAATGCTGCTCATAAGTGGCAGTATTGTCCATCTTTCTAATGGGGCACTAATTTGCTAGGTCTAATCTGACAAGTTTAAGGATAAAGTAGTGAACCTTTACACCACCTGAGTGCTACGCTACATGCGCTGATAATCTCATTCCTGACAGCTACTGAGCTACCAGACGAAGGAATAATGGCAGAAATAGAATCCAAAGACTTGCCTACTCGATGGGAGGTCGAGCTGGAGGTATGTTGTATATCTAATGGGTGCTGATTTTGACTTTAGAATGTTTTGACGAAATATTAACCTTCAACATTTAGTTTGTTCAATCATTATCCAACTTACAGTACCTAAACTATTTGGCCTTAAATCGTTATCTTGAAGACGAGGTATTTCTGAATTATTTGGAATACTTGGAATATTGGAGGGAACCAGAGAATGCAAAGTATTTAGTGTAAgtttttatttttttttactttCTGCAAGATCATAGGTGCTAATTCGATAGATATCCGAATTGTTTACACATATTGACTTTACTAAAGAATGAGGAGTTTCGAAAACAAATTAAAGGTATGGATATAACCTCTACGCTGATGAACGACATGGTTGATAGGTGGAAGGATATTCCACAGGTAGTGAATGGAGAGGGAAAAcagaaaacaaaagataatgaaaacaaaaacgAGGAAACAGACGACAAGcggaaagaaaatataAACGAATCTCAAGTATTGAGTGAAAATGGCAGCAAAGGGTTGGCTACTGTCAAAGCACCCAATgaaccaaaagaattgCATGGTAATGTGGACCTTTCCCCTGGGATAAGACATTCTCGATCCCAGTCTCCCATGAATGAATCCCCAACCTCGGAACAGGCTTGAAATTATCATTTGTAGCATAGCATAATATATTTAACCGTATACGGTAATTATCTATACCAGACTGGGTTGTGGAAACTAACTTGAATGCCAGTATTTCTTTCCCGCCTAGAGAATCTGATTATCAGCTTTTTAGGTTTTCGCGTGTCAATTAATTCGTAGTTTACACTAACACGCATCAAACTCCAAATCAAATGACGGAGCCACTGGGAGAAGGACATGCTCTGAACGATGCCCTACGATCAACGCAGGAATTGCTTTCAGAGCATAACGATAATTTGGAAGCGGCGGACTACCCAAAACAGTCGGAGGCAGACAGGAATATTGCACTTGAGAAAGAACTCTCCCAGCTAAACAAAATCAACGACACATTGGATTCCGTATTGGAATCGATAATAGTCACCAACGCAAACATTGAGCGAATAATCACATCTTCTGAACAGTCCAATAAACTAATCGAAACATGGGCGAAGATCCTATCACAGAATAAACATACCTTTGAACTACTGGAGGATGACTCGTGGCAGGGATCATCAAGAGACATTGATACCTGGAATTCCAAGCTTATGGAATTGACAGAACTTCAAAGgaagcaaaaagaaatacaggAAAGATTGGGAAGGGAAAAGGATCAGGAGTTGAAACAAGAACAACAGGCACAggcaaagaaaagagaaagacaGGAAATGCTCCAAAGAAGACTTTACGGAAGACGGTCCACAATTAGGAAACAGTAATGGTATAATCGTAATAATATATTATAGTATAATATAATAAGAATAATAAAACATACAGTCAAAGGTTTACTCAGCCTTGACGATTTTGGCGATCAGGTCGCTTGCATCAACAGAGTCGTTCTCCTTGACTGCGATCTGTCCAATACGACCAGCAACAGGGGAGGAGATAACCATCTCCATCTTCATAGCAGATAGAACTGCAATTGGATCACCCTTCTTGACTTCGCCATTTTCGTGCACTCTAACCTCGACAACGACACCAGCCATTGGAGCACCAATCTCGTTAGGGTTGTGAGCATCAGCCTTAGGTCTAGTGATAGTTTCAACAGCGGCATTCTTGTCCTCAACTGTGACCTTTCTCATCTCACCGTTCAACTCAAAGTAGACTTCTCTGGTACCAGATGATTGAGATAGCTCACCAACAGCCATACACTTAATGATTAGAGTTTTTCCTTGCTCAATGGTAACATGTatctcttcatcaattttaGGAGGAGATAAGAAATGTCTGGTTGGAAGCACAGACAGATCACCATATAATTCTTGTTGCTTCTTGTAGGCTTCGTAAACCTTTGGGTACATGTTGTAAGAGGCAACGTCATTCTCAGTAACCTTACTGAAACGAGCCTCAAGATCCTCTCTAATGGCAGGAATGTTGTATGGCTCCAAAGTCAAACCAGGTCTGCTAGTtagctttcttcttttaCCTGAGATGACATTTGTTCTCAATGGTTCAGGGAAACCTCCATATGGAGTACCCATTAAgccttcaaaaaagtcaagaaCAGAATCTGGGAAATCTAACTCAGATGCCAATCTTTCGACATCTTCGGATGACAATTTATTAGATACCATGAATTGAGCCAAGTCACCAACGACCTTAGAGGTTGGCGTAACCTTTACAATGTCACCGAGTAACCTGTTAGCTGCCTCATATGCCTTCTTAGTTTCAACCCATTTTTCTCCCAGACCAACTTGCTGAGCTTGGAAGAGTAAGTTAGTCAATTGACCACCTGGGATTTCATGCTGGTAGACTTCAGGGTCAGGACCCTTAAGATCAGCCTCGAAACATGAGTACAAAAGTCTCATCTCGGCCCAGTAAGCATCAATCTCTCTAGCATTAGCTTCAGGGATACCAGTCTCAATTTCTCCATCTAAAGACGCAATGAAAGCAGACATTGAAGGTTGAGAAGTCATACCAGACATGGAGTTAACAGCACAGTCCACAACATCAGCACCAGCTCTAGCACAGGCCACCATGGAGGCAACACCAGTACCGGCAGAGTCATGGGTATGAACGTGGATTGGCAACGAGGGGAACTTTCTCCTCAAAGCAGAGATTAACTGTTTGGCAGCAGTAGGTTTCAACGTACCAGCCATGTCTTTTACAGCTAATATGTGGGTACCCATCTCAACAATCTCAGTGGCCAGGTTGATGTAGTATTCCAAGTTATACTTTTTACCTGGTTTCAACATGTCTCCGGAGTAACACATGGTGGCTTCAACAACACCTCCAGCTTTCTTGACAGCGTCAACTCCGACCTTCAATTGCTCGATATCGTTAAGAGCATCAAATACACGGAAGACATCAACACCAGTGTCTTTGGCCTGCTTAACAAAGTGATCAATAGCGTTATCTGGGAGAGAAGAGTAGGCAACACCGTTAGCACCTCTCAATAACATGGAGAATGGGATGTTTGGTACAGCTTTACGGAGTTTGCGCAATCTTTGCCATGGGTCCTCGTGCAAGAAACGCATGGAAACATCAAAAGTGGCACCTCCCCAACATTCCAGTGCAAAAGCGTGATGCAGGGCGTAAGAAGTAGCTGGAGCAATATTTAGTAAGTCAATAGTTCTAACACGAGTTGCGAGCAAAGACTGGTGAGCATCTCTCCAGGTAGTGTCCATAATCATACAACCAGGGAAGGCACGTACTTGTTGAGCAAATTGTTCAGGACCTTTCTCCAACAAAAACTGTCTCCATCCATCAGGAGGAGGAATAGAAACATCAATGACATCTCCATTTATGTCAGTGATTGCGGGGATATCAGCTTCCTTATGTAGTTTTGGCAGACCCAATTGTCCCTTGATTGAGGAACCATTAACAGCCAGATCACCTAAGTAAGCCAGCAGCTTCTGAGCTCTGTTCTGAGAAGTCaacattttgaacaattctGGGGTATCATCAATAAATGTAGTCCAACATTCGGAGGTCATGAAAACAGGGTGAGTCAGTAAAGCCAACAAGAAAGGAATGTTGGTCTTAACACCTCTAATTCTGAATTCAACTAAAGCTCTGATCATCTTACGACGAGCAATCTCGTAGTTAGAGCCAGAAGTGGAACACTTGACCAACATCGAATCATAATGGGGAGAGATGACGGCACCAGCAAACCCGTTACCACCGTCAAGTCTGACACCGTTACCACCAGAAGATCTATAAACTTCGATCTTTCCCGTGTCTGGTTGGAAATTCTTCGTAGGATCTTCAGTGGTGATACGACATTGAATAGCAAACCCACGTGTGgtgattttttcttgcaaTAAGCCTAGTTGTTCTAACGAAGCACCAGCAGCAATTTGAATTTGGGCAGCTACTATATCCACACCAGTGATCTCCTCAGTAATGGTGTGCTCAACTTGAATACGAGGGTTAATCTCAATAAAGTAGTGTCTGTACTGGCTGTCCACCAAAAACTCAGCGGTACCAGCGTTTCTATAATTGGCAGTCTTGGCTAATTTGACAGCGTCATTCAAGATTGCATTGCGGACCTCAACTGGGAGTGTCTTTGCAGGGGCAATTTCGACAACCTTTTGGtgtcttctttgaacagaaCAATCTCTCTCAAACAAATGAATAACATTACCGTAGTTATCAGCCAACAATTGGACCTCAATGTGCTTCGGTTTGTCCAAGAAACGTTCAATGAAAACAGTACCGTTACCGAACGCAGTCTTAGCCTCACTAGAAGCTCTAAGGAAAGCATCTTCTATGTCATCTCCTTCACGAACCACACGCATACCTCTTCCACCACCCCCAAAGGCGGCCTTGATGATAACTGGGTAACCGTATTCCTCAACAAAAGCTGTAGCCTGAGCAACGTCTTCAATTGGACCCGGGGTACCAGGGACGGTTGGAACATTGGCAGCGTAGGCCAAGTTTCTGGCCGAAACTTTGTCTCCAACAGCGTCGATGACGGTATCGGACGGTCCAACCCACAAGATACCATTTTCCTCGACTTTTCTAGCAAACTCCGAATTTTCAGACAAAAATCCGTAACCTGGGTGAATCATGTTAACGTTGTGCTTCACGGCAATCTTGATGATCTCGTCAATTGCAAGATAAGCCTGGACTGGAGAGTATTGGCCACGCTCACCGATGACATAAGCTTCGTCAGCCTTCAATCTGTGCATCGACAAACGATCCTCGTGAGAATAGATGGCCACCGTGTTCATTGAGAGCTCATGGGCTGTTCTAAAGATACGAATTGGAATTTCGCCTCTGTTGGCAACCAAAATCTTGTTCATTGTGCCCAGAAGAGACGAGTCACGTCTCAGCTGGTACAGCGGGGAGTAGTCTTCTTCGGCCATATCTGAAGGAATTGAATAAATATCCTGTCTTTTGATTTAGAGGAGtgataaaaaaaaagaaggtaTGGAAGCCAGAAGATTGGTAGGATAAAATTGCTGGACCCACTCACATCTTTATATATCGATACCAAGGAATTTTTACCGCCCAATTTGCGAAGGTCGTGTGCGGGTGAAAGATATTGGCACAACCGATCGAGAGAGCGAGCGAGATAGAGAAGGGGAGTATGTCAtaatctttttttcttggacAGAAAAGACCGGGGGTTCCTGTCTGTTGCTTAATCTCAGCAGGCAGGGGCATAGGGGGTTTGATGAGAGCGAATTAGATACAGGTACGGTTAGATGGTTTGGAGTGAAGGCCCGGCAGTGTGCCCTCTAATTGGCACCTTTCGAGTGGAAAAAGTACGGAATGAGTCAATAATTGGTCATCCATTCACAAGGCTAGCTCAAGCTGTAATCGGAGGATTGTCGGTGCAGGTCTATACGATGATGGTGTGTTTTAGCCCAAAAAAGATTATGAGTTTCATGCACTACCGATGATGAAatacaaaaaaaaaaaaaaaaaaccaaatGGGTGGGGTGAAGGTTCTCGAGTGGGGGTGTGCGAAATCTACGCATCGGACAGTAGATGACAAATTAGACTAGAGACAGTGGGAAAGGGCTATTCTTCCTGATTAGGATGAAGTTTCGAAGGATCGAAGTTTCTAGGCAATGCTGAATTTCAAGAGACAGTGGGTAgcattcttctttggtgatgaACTTAACATGAGGGAACGATGAACTTGTGGCAAGTTATTGAACCTACCCGGTTTTTTTGTTTAATGATAGCCCGAACCCCGGAGGGTTTACCATCAAGTACTTTTCCCCAGATTGTTTATATTTCCCGAGCAAGGATCCCAATGGCTCCATAAATAGATTCTCCGTTAGAAAATGTATTGTTAGTTTTTTTCGAAGTAGGACAAAACAGGCAACTGGCGTCCCTGCCCAAGTTTCAATTATCTCTCCTTTTCGAACTCCTTCCAAAATTCCTGTCCAGCGTAAAATTTACTATCCAGTGAATATGGAAGGAACCAGCAAATTGTGCTTCATAATACCTCAAATACTATGAACTGCATTGAGATATTACTGTAGTGTGAGCTCAGTTTTAAATAACAATTATTCAAACTAGTCAACATCCACACAGCATTCTGAAAGCATACTTCTCGAATGCTAGCTTACATATAGATTTTTCCCCTTCACAACTGACACACAAATCTAATCTCTTCTGGACCATTCCTGCCCATAGTTCCTTGGGCTCTGCAAGCCCTCTTCATTTGcatctttcaaacttaTGTTTACCTCTTCgttttccaaagtctcaaaaaaatcaaagaatacCTTCAATGCCAGCCCACCTGagaaaaagcaaaaaaaatctgaatCGAAGGATTGGAGTCCCAAGAGTCCACAAGGTGGACATCCCGAGTTTTCCGAAGAGGGCACCAGCTCCAAGGAGTCCAAAACTGTCCAACAGTTTCCTTCCTTCGATCACTTGATTGACGATTTACCATCGTTTGAAATGCATAATAGCTTGCTGAATAGAACTTTTCAAGCCACTGATTCCCCAAGCCATGATCTTCCTGACGACTCCTCCTCAACGGATGGCAACCAAAATCGTTTTTCCGAAAATCCTCCTGTTCGCCCTTCTTTGGTAACTCAGGGAACCGCAACCTCATTGACTCGTTTTCAGAACTCCAACCAGGACTCCATACTGAATAATTTGAACAGCTTGGCTAAAGTGCATGCGCCATTGAACGTCACAATCAAGCTTACCACAAAACATGGAGACGGAAAGAGGTCAACTCTGCTAGAGCCAATGCTGAAAGAATTTACCACTGGGGACATTGTCGCTGGTATCGTCACTGCCAGGAATACTAGTTCCAAACCCATCAAGTTTGACATGTTCACAGTTTCCCTGGAAGGATACGCTAAAGTTCTTACAGGATCAGGCTCGTCTAATCTCAAGTATTACTCTCATACATTTCTCAACATGTTTGACCTCAACGCATCGTTCCATACGTGTAACTCGCCTGAGTCCAACACTTTGAAGATCGATCCCAGTGATGGATTCTACATTGGACTTCCAGTGGACAAAGTTTTCCGGCCCAACGTGACGTACAAAAAATCATTcactttcaagtttccttCTGTGTTATTGGATCACGTTTGCACGCACCAGCATGATGCTCATTTTATGTTACCACCCACTTTTGGGCTGGACAGGAGCAGCATGGATGGGAGAGCCGAAAAAATTGCTATAAACGGCAATTCTGGCTATGGAGTTTTATATGAACCAGGTTCCCCTATTCTAACTAGAGATCTTAGTTATGCTAATGAGTCCGTTTCCTATGCAATCAAGGCGAGAGCCTTGAGTAAAAAAGAAGACTATGAAGTGCAGGACGGAGAGTTCAACAGAAATATTTTGGCTGAAAGTGAACACCATCTAAGGTTTATTCCGGTTAATGCGTACGACAACCCTGCGAATTATGAGCTTTCTACTGATGTCCAGTTTagaatgttgaaaaagtctATTGATTCCAACATTTGCAAGTTAGAGCAACACTACCAACTTATTTACTTTGGTATCGAACCCAATGATGTGGATTATAACTTTTCCAGGATGTACTTTAACgaaaaaaattcagaaaAAAAGCTTAACCCGTATAGTTATCAGAATAACATCAGCTTGCAATATGATGTCGAGAATTTGGACTGCTCCGAAAGGAAAAAGTTGCCCGATGCCAAGCAGTTTCAAAGTAGAAAGGTTTACGAAGAAGAGGCATTCGAACTAAAGAAACAATCAGTGATCAGCATCCCTATTTCAAATAAACGGTCTCAAAACGGTTTTATGCGAATGCGAGCCAAAATTCCTAGTACAGGACTAACGTACATTAGACCAAGATTCTGTACTCCTTCGGTGGAACAGAGTAAGAAGACTGGGCTAAACTTACAGGTAATAGAACTGGAATTGGAATATGTCCCACCCATGAATTGCCATACAATGAATGCATCCAAGATGATTAAACCTCCTCAACAGGATGTCGAGATCAAAGATATTCTACTTGAAACTATAACCTATAGGTCGATCGAGCCAGTGCCAGTTACCTTTGCGAATTTTAACTTCACCAAAGAGGATGAGCTGGCTGAACAcaagaaagattttcttACATTCCAAAAGCGTTTGGATAAGCTCCCTAAAAAATTCGTCCATGCTAACATGCCAAAACAGACTCTTAGAGACATCAAAGCTATGGTTGACCTGAGATATCATACTAACAACATCAAGGTTCtgaaaatcaaatctcAAGTACAAGAAAAATGGCGCCCGATAGAGatattggaagaagacaaaCCGTCTCCTAAGAGTACCCCAACCAGTCCTCTTTACGAGAAATCCACCAGTTATTTCCCTCCTGCGGAAACATACTTTGAAAGTCGAGCTAACAGCTTTAGTTCTCAAAGCGGAGAGAAAAATAGGTCCAAGATTAAGTGGAGCAAAAAAATTGTAATTGAGATTGATTTTAATTATCaacaagatttcaagaacctTGTCTTAGTGCCTACCTTCAGTACATGTTTGCTTGGACGACTGTATGGAATAGTCATCAATGTTGATCTCCATAGTTATGGGGTAAAGTCGCTAAACGTCCCGATAAAGGTGTACAATATGGGTGTTTAGGAGTTTGACTAACTAGATTAGTAAGAAGAAATGACCTGAAAAAACGTAATCATGATAAGCTGGGAAGTTATTGAATTGTGACTCAGTGTTTATCTTTGGCCCTGGAATGGGAAAGCATTGATGTTTTGATGTTTCTTCGGCAAATCGAACATTCTGGAACGTATATGAAGCCTTATTAATTTGATAGTGAAGAGTCAGAAAAGCGAAAAATTAGAAAGTCTCAATTGTATTGGGGGGTTTCCTGCATACTATCTCTGATTGCACCATACTGTATGACCCTCGAACAATAGAGCGCTATCACCTTTTGAACGTGTTGTTCTCATAAATGGGAAATGGGACTTCCGCTGACAATTCAGCTGAAACGTTTTTGGGCGGGTGACTCATTAAGTCTGTCCCTTCGGCCATTTTTACCTTATTGAGATCTAACCTCCTTAAATATATATAACGGGAGTAAGAACCTGCCTTTTTCTATATCTACTCTACTAGACTTCTCTATACTACCACTATTGGCTGTTGGTCATGCGCAACGAACTGCCACCGTATAGATCCGAAAACAGGGTTCAAATCCAGGACAAACATGATGATGATATCTATGACATATTGCCTTCATTCGAAATGCACAATTACTACCTTAACAGGACATTCAAGGATGTAGAATTGGAAACCACAAGACTTTCGGGTATATTTCAACCCCCTAGCTATTGCGATCATTCTACTACCACTAGCTCAACTGAGTCTAGTTCGTCTACGTTGTATTCCACTCCAAGTTTGCTGGAAGTCCGAAGATCAGGTATCTTGAATAACGTCAATAAGTTGCCCAAATTAGAAAAATCTCCTTTAATTCTACAAATTCATGTTACGAAAGATTTCCCCAAGTTAGGAAAGACTTCAATTCCAGAATCAGCTCTAAAGGAGTACACATCTAACGATCTTATCACTGGATATATCACTGTTCGTAATACCAGCTCTAAACCCGTTGATTTTCAAATGTTCACACTGTCCTTGGAAGGAACCTCAAAAATTATTCAACTTGATGGCCCTTCTAGCGGTTTACGctttttctccaagaatttCCTTAAAATGTTTGATTTATCtgtttccaacaacaataTACCGAACCAGGATCTCAAACCCGGTGCCGTTGACCCTGTAGATGGTACCTACTATGGTCTTCCTGAGGGCAACGTTCTACAACCCAATGTTACTTATAAGAAGTTTTTCGTCTTTAAGCTGCCAACTCAATGTCTTAATGACAAATGTCAGCATTTCGGTTGCCACCAGCAACATTTGATGCTTCCCCCAACTATGGGTGTAGACATTACCAGCTTCGATAAGAAGGCTCAAAGCATCAAAATTAATTCAAACTTGGGTTATGGTCGATTAGTTGGTGAGCTGGGGACCCCCATTAAGACTAAGGATTTTACCTCTGATTATGAATCTATTACTTATATGTTGAAGGCCCGATTTATCGGCGAATATGGCAACGAGCTGGCCCGTTTGTCTGAAAGAGAATACCACATCCGTTTTATTCCATATGGTTTCTGTCAACCTTATAATACCTCTTTGAGAGAAATAAACCCAGAGGTGCAGTTGTCTCAACTATACGAAACTTCTTTCAACCAATTAGCCGCACTAAGGCAAGAATCCGACCTCAGAAACAATTTTGGTGTTGAAGCTTCTACCACTCTGGGTCAGCTATACCTTcaagacgatgatgaagaggcAAAATTGAAGCAACAGAATCTAATAGAAAcggcttcttcttccgaaAAGCAAGTTTTGCAAGACAAGACGGAAAAGGCTAACCAGCTGGTGAGCTTCCCCATCTCCAATCCGAACAAGGATACTAACTACGAGGTCACAAACCTATTTCTGTTGAAGCAAAACAAACATACCAAGCTGCAGAGAGTTTTGAAAGGCTCTAAGCATAAGGACAGTGCCAGAAACGAGTTTGGAAGCATCACCATCATTGCCAATGTCCCTACCGAAGGTTTGCCATATATTGCACccaagttgttgaaatcttcttccgCCAAGCAAGGTCTTTTGAACCCAATGAATAAGGCTAACATCAACCTGCTAGAGAGCTCTCTAGACGACCTGGAAAAGTCTGATCTGAGTGTCATTGATATGAACTTGGAGTATGAACCGACTTCAGAGACCGGTTTACCAAATATTGATATAGCAAACATAATGTTGCAAGCCATAACAACCAAGACTTCCACATCTGCTCCCATAACTTTCGGAAATTCATCCAAGCTTTTCAATGGCTACTTCAAGGACCCTGAAACAAACCAAGAAATCAACAAGTTTGACTTCTATGTgctcaaattcaagaagttgCAGAGGCAAATCCAAAAGATGAGCGAGACGGATCTGGCTCTATTTGATCGTCAAACTGCTTCGGATATTGCCAGTATCGCCAGTATGCAATATCGTAAGAACTACATTCCAAACGTGGTTCAGATACAGTCAATGATCAATGGAAAATGGACTAAGCAAGCTGATTCCAACAAATACAAAAAGAATATTAAAATCCTAATCAAACTTAACGATACTAACAAAAATAACTACACAGTGATTCCCACTTTCGAAGATTGTTTGATATCGAGGCTATACAACTTGAAGCTGGATCtctcattcaaagagaacacTGCATCAAAGGACGGCTTTGAGATGAGCCGCAGTTTGTATATCCCTATCAGAGTGAGAAAGTTCGACTTCAACGAGTAGTCATTCGTAATCTAAGTACTTTTTATTTAAGAATTATATCTctctaatttttcaatatctaTCTATGGGTCGTCTTCACCGACGATCTGCATCCAAGTTTtaccttcttttttcagttcTTGGGTGATTTCCTGTTTAATCTTATATGGCAAGCTTGGGCCTCTGTAGGCAAATGCAGTGTATAATTCGACAAAAGTAGCACCTGCCTTAGCAAAGTCTATAGCGTCCTTTCCACTTGCAATTCCTCCACATCCGACGAGTACCAAATTGGAATCCTTAGTGTACTTCCTCAAGTACCGTAAAGCCTTAAGAGATAAAGGTTTAAGCGGTCTACCAGACAGACCTCCACTTTCTTGCAGGATGGGATCATTAGGAGAAACATAAGTGGTTGGTCTAGAAATTGTGGTATTAGAAACGACGATACCATCGATACGGGCATTTTTTGCGGATGTTGCAATGTCTTtaatctcttcttctgttaGATCGGGAGCAATTTTAACCAAAACAGGGGCCTTAGATTTGTTGTCTAGAGCACTATTGACCTTATCTCTTTCGCTAACGACTCGCTCCAACAGACTGGTCAGTTTCGATCCAGCCTGAAGATCTCTTAGACCAGGGGTGTTTGGGGAAGAAACATTGATAACTAAAACATCAGCATAGGGACCTAAACGTTGTATACCTTTGACATAATCTTCGACTTCGTCCCCTGTTTTATTCTTACCCAAATTGATTCCCAATAACTTACCAGGTCTGAAAGCATTATTGGGTGGAGGTTGGCCACTTTTCTGGTAGTCTTTTACAAATGAATCAAACCTCTTTCGCAGCCTTGCCAAAACATTCCAATGCCCAGAAGAATTGAATCCATACCTGTTTATGACTGATTCATCTTTGGGAATTCTGAAAAAACGGGGTTTAGGATTTCCTGGTTGAGGTTCAGGAGTAATTGAACCAATTTCAACGTAACTAAATCCAGTATTGTAAAGACCGTCCATTGCTTCACC
This window of the Komagataella phaffii GS115 chromosome 2, complete sequence genome carries:
- a CDS encoding Ubiquitin-binding component of the Rsp5p E3-ubiquitin ligase complex, functional homolog of Bul2p; translation: MRNELPPYRSENRVQIQDKHDDDIYDILPSFEMHNYYLNRTFKDVELETTRLSGIFQPPSYCDHSTTTSSTESSSSTLYSTPSLLEVRRSGILNNVNKLPKLEKSPLILQIHVTKDFPKLGKTSIPESALKEYTSNDLITGYITVRNTSSKPVDFQMFTLSLEGTSKIIQLDGPSSGLRFFSKNFLKMFDLSVSNNNIPNQDLKPGAVDPVDGTYYGLPEGNVLQPNVTYKKFFVFKLPTQCLNDKCQHFGCHQQHLMLPPTMGVDITSFDKKAQSIKINSNLGYGRLVGELGTPIKTKDFTSDYESITYMLKARFIGEYGNELARLSEREYHIRFIPYGFCQPYNTSLREINPEVQLSQLYETSFNQLAALRQESDLRNNFGVEASTTLGQLYLQDDDEEAKLKQQNLIETASSSEKQVLQDKTEKANQLVSFPISNPNKDTNYEVTNLFLLKQNKHTKLQRVLKGSKHKDSARNEFGSITIIANVPTEGLPYIAPKLLKSSSAKQGLLNPMNKANINLLESSLDDLEKSDLSVIDMNLEYEPTSETGLPNIDIANIMLQAITTKTSTSAPITFGNSSKLFNGYFKDPETNQEINKFDFYVLKFKKLQRQIQKMSETDLALFDRQTASDIASIASMQYRKNYIPNVVQIQSMINGKWTKQADSNKYKKNIKILIKLNDTNKNNYTVIPTFEDCLISRLYNLKLDLSFKENTASKDGFEMSRSLYIPIRVRKFDFNE